Below is a genomic region from Excalfactoria chinensis isolate bCotChi1 chromosome 25, bCotChi1.hap2, whole genome shotgun sequence.
cgttgtagagcacagcagcagcaaggccgcGAACACGTGCACAACCAGGTACGTGAACATGGGTAACTTTAATGGTAAGAATAACATTGCTGTGATAGTAATAGGGCAGTGGTTAcgtgtgtgtgatggagctcagggatAGGTTTAATCTTGCCTGGTAAGCTCTTCCCTTATTTGACGTCCACCCGTCCCCTcttgcttctcttcccccacctACAAGTGCAGCAGTACCGAAGGCTGAGGGCTCTTTTCCTAGGCAGGCGGGCAAAGGGAACTGGAATGCAAGTTTGATGTCCCTCTTTGTTCTCGGGTCAGTAGGCCCTGGATCTCTTCCGAGCAGCTCTCTAAGTTagcctggaaatgtttgctagcAGGAAGTGACCCCGTCGCAGTGCCTGAGACTAACgctgcctttttccccctctcagcaggcagcctccgtgagagcagtggagcagcaggctgtctgcactatggctgctgaactgcatttctcgCCACCTGAGATCCCTGAGCCCACACTAATGGAGAACGTGCTGCGCTGCGGACTCTTGTTTGGAgcccttttccagctcctgtgtgttCTGGCCATCATCCTGCCAGTTTCCAAGTCCCCAAAGGCAGTAAGTAGCGCTGTGTGAGACTGATAGCAATGCtcaggcagtgggctgggagggaaccGTCTGTAGCTGCTGCCTACGGCAGAGTGCCCCGGCACTGCTGAGAGTGCCGCACTtggttctgtccttccttccgcACTCCAGCAGCCTTGAGGTGCCAGCTTGTCCTATCCTATCCAGGCAGGGGGTCCACTAGCCAAAGACAACCTTGCTATAGAGGACTTTAGGCTCTAATTTTCATGGGATTTTTGGGAACTAGACAGAGGGGGAGTTTCTAATGTGCCCTGAGGTCAGGAAGGCGATTTCCAGTGCTGGCCCCCAAAGCTGCTCGGTCAGGTGACTTGAGCTCCCAaagccagctgtcagccagtTGATAGGGAGCTCCCTGACTGTGTCCCAATTGCTTCTTGTAGGACTCGGAGGGTTTTGAGTCTAAGACTTGGGAGACGGTGAAGAAACCCAAGtcaagtgctgcagagctgagcaagaaagccaagaaggaaagcaaaaagaaacgataagggcttgagcagtgaggcgcaaaggacagcagaatcgCTTGGAATGCTTCCTCAGAGGTGCACCAAAGGACACAGACTGCGTGGTCCTGTTTTCAGGCATGGCCGTGCTTTCCCTTTAGTGGACTGCGGAGAGGAACTAAGGAAGCGGTGTCTTTAGTCATTACCAGTATCCCGCCTATTTGATTtcccattgaaatgcattttggttgcatttagcatctctttcttgcaaataaaagcgGAACAAACATTTGAATAGTGGTGCTGCCTCTTTCAGTAGCTGCTCAAAAGGTGCCTGGCTCGGGCTGGCAGTCGCAGGGCCATGAAGCGGTCGGTCCCTccctggaaatggagctgcttgTCCCCCGTTtcaattggctgggagtgtggatctgcctgggggtagcgaggccctacagagggctctggacaggctggagagccgggctgaagccaatgggatgaggttcaacaagagcaaatgccgggtcctgcgGGTGCGCTGCGGACGGGGTCGGGCCTCGTGCGGGGGCACGGAGGGACTGCCGGGGGAGGAGCTCGCGGCGCTGCCGGCAGCCAGAGGCGGCTCCACGGTCTCGCTGCGGAGTCAGCCGGCCGGCCCCAAAAGCCTGGAGGCAGAGCCTGAGCCGGCCCGGATCGTGCGGTGCGGCTCCGGCCGTGCTGGGCCGCGCGGCAGGAAGACGTCCGTTTGTTTGCCGGTCGCTCGCTGGCTGTAAGATCCGGGTGGCGCCGGGTGCCGAGCCGCGACTCCCCGGCGTGCTTCGGTCCGCTGTTGTACGACGTGTCGGTATTGACGTGCGGAATCAGACTCTATAACCAGGATcaggttataaagcaggtatgtgtTTATTCAGCGCTGGGCACATGGGGGATGGCTCCTCCTAGCATGTGCACTGATGGACAGAAGCGTTAGCAAGTTATAGAGCAAGCATATACATATTCATCACATATCCATTGTTTTTCCGGGAACTCATGCACATGCTGTCCCTCCTACTGACACGTGCGCAGTCCGTAGTGGGGGTCTCGCTCCGGTGGTCGTTGGGATGAAGTCAGTAGTCTTCCTCAGGTTACTTTGACCCAGTTCCTCTACTCAATCAGTCAAAGCCAATTTCTTTGGCTACCTTTCCCTTATGCATACCCCCAACGGTATTGTCTTAACTATAGACCCAGCTGTATTATCCCAGCTGTGTTATCCCAACTGTATTATAACTATAGCAGCGTCGACATGTCCCACTAGTCCTTTTCTTCTAACATCCCCCAAAGCCTAGGATGCTTAATCTTCATGAAAGGCCCCCATTTACCCTAATTCTTACTTTcaattccccccttttcttgaaTCTAGCAAAATCTTTTGCTAAATGATTCCATTTCTAGAAAGAGAATTTCTAAAAGAActtccattttccatcttctgCCGTAATCTA
It encodes:
- the LOC140262684 gene encoding protein MANBAL-like, with protein sequence MAAELHFSPPEIPEPTLMENVLRCGLLFGALFQLLCVLAIILPVSKSPKADSEGFESKTWETVKKPKSSAAELSKKAKKESKKKR